The Lycium barbarum isolate Lr01 chromosome 9, ASM1917538v2, whole genome shotgun sequence genome has a segment encoding these proteins:
- the LOC132611287 gene encoding uncharacterized protein LOC132611287: MILHLQIIVAEIGKSCVWVFEEHPLMADGTTPNRVTRASADKMAAERRSKNIHDPRRVQNPPIAKSSKKIDSATVTKRRKTTDIVPGSKGKQVVEAEAEEEQLHANKTGTVVSSWQRMLSI, translated from the exons ATGATTCTTCATCTTCAAATCATTGTTGCGGAAATTGGGAAAAGTTGTGTTTGG GTTTTTGAAGAACATCCATTAATGGCAGACGGAACAACACCTAATAGGGTTACTCGAG CCTCTGCCGATAAAATGGCTGCTGAAAGGCGTTCCAAGAATATTCATGATCCTCGAAGAGTTCAAAATCCTCCAATTGCAAAATCTTCAAAGAAAATAGATTCGGCTACAGTCACGAAGAGGAGAAAAACTACTGATATTGTTCCGGGCAGCAAGGGGAAACAAGTCGTAGAGGCTGAAGCGGAAGAAGAGCAATTACATGCGAACAAAACAG ggaCTGTGGTGTCTTCGTGGCAGCGTATGCTGAGTATTTGA
- the LOC132610685 gene encoding protein ELC, whose product MDYFKSLAHELFSNNFETPPTSIQFIDAALSCTSPIFAPPYTDPNQIRIIRRHLVSLLQDYPSFKPSIDPFTHDDGTSVNLLNANGELQVSSSTPPIPLTIWLHESYPFVAPIVLVSTNIDFPIYDNHPFVESSSGAISSFYLVNWKYPGCNLSDLVHNLIKIFSHNHPFYYSPSNDNFFHPSLASRREAVDRLSCNLYYDTTELLSKTHDEVEELSSLREQMVRRAIIAEFTVDEHENERTELKERVKILTDEADKLSSWLKVNDQSSFSEDKIEDAFEATDEDSKVLIDCIAADRATEDLIYSLDNVVEKGVVPLGTYLKQVRLLARDQFFGRAKLVKMGISLQWLD is encoded by the coding sequence ATGGATTACTTCAAATCACTAGCTCATGAGTTATTCTCCAACAATTTTGAAACACCTCCAACTTCAATCCAATTCATAGATGCTGCACTTTCTTGTACAAGCCCCATCTTTGCACCACCTTACACAGATCCTAATCAAATACGCATAATTCGAAGACACCTCGTCTCTTTGCTTCAAGATTATCCTTCTTTCAAACCTTCCATTGATCCCTTTACCCACGACGATGGTACTAGTGTCAACTTACTTAATGCAAATGGAGAGTTGCAGGTCTCTTCCTCCACCCCTCCAATCCCTCTTACCATTTGGTTACATGAAAGTTACCCCTTTGTTGCCCCTATTGTCCTTGTGTCTACAAATATTGACTTTCCAATTTATGACAACCATCCTTTTGTGGAATCTTCATCAGGTGCTATTTCTTCATTTTACCTAGTAAATTGGAAGTACCCCGGGTGCAACCTATCTGATCTTGTGCACAACCTTATCAAGATCTTTTCACATAATCATCCTTTTTACTATTCACCTTCCAATGATAATTTCTTTCACCCTTCTCTAGCTTCTAGAAGGGAAGCTGTGGACCGACTTTCGTGCAACCTTTACTATGACACGACGGAATTACTGTCCAAGACTCATGATGAAGTGGAGGAGCTTTCAAGCCTTAGAGAACAAATGGTTAGAAGGGCAATTATTGCAGAGTTTACGGTTGATGAGCATGAAAATGAAAGGACAGAATTGAAGGAAAGGGTTAAAATCTTGACAGACGAAGCAGATAAACTGTCGAGTTGGCTAAAAGTTAATGATCAAAGTTCATTTTCAGAAGATAAAATTGAGGATGCATTTGAAGCCACTGATGAGGATTCGAAGGTACTAATTGATTGCATAGCAGCAGACAGGGCAACAGAGGATTTGATATACTCATTAGACAACGTAGTTGAGAAAGGGGTTGTGCCTTTAGGTACATATCTAAAGCAAGTTAGACTTTTAGCCAGAGATCAATTCTTTGGTAGAGCTAAGCTTGTAAAAATGGGAATATCTCTCCAGTGGCTTGATTGA